Below is a window of Solanum stenotomum isolate F172 chromosome 7, ASM1918654v1, whole genome shotgun sequence DNA.
tcagttgggagtagacttagcaccgagttggactagggttcagtgtACCCTCACAATCCCAGAACTACGTACCCCCGTAGAAGTATAAATCCGCTCTGTGGGCatcaaatttagtgatcacgccagtcatggcaaggtatattgggtcctctcgatggggcatatacattggactccacattCAGCTCACGTGgttatatgtcggttaatagtagctcccacaatcagACTTGTAATGCATTTGACTAGGTTTTTAgtatatatttcagtattcagttcaGCATGTCATGTTCAGGATTAGTACTTGGCCATTGGATTCAATTTAGATCTTCAGTTATCTTTTCAGTAGTTACATTCCTGCTCAATTATGCCTTGTTCaactttcatatttttattcaacttagtatctatatcctccatgctcagtacattcaaagtattgacgcatactctgtgctatatcctttcatgatgtaggttcaggtacccAGTATTCATATCACGCTTAGATCAGTTCCCGATCCATATTCAACATCTtgagtggtgagtcctcatacttcaaggacaatagacatgctttattttatttcagttttcagtttttctagggttagctgggggcatgtcccaacaactgTAGTCAGTAGAGGTTTTTTAGACATAGTAGTAGAACCAGCTTGACTTGTTGAGTTTGAACTTTCAGTTGTTATGAAACTCTTAGTACATTTCAtatattcagactagttgggtattccccacttttAGATATCCACTCTTTTAGCTTCCGCATGGTATCTGCTTTATTTGGTATCTCTCAGTATGCTTCTGATATGCCAGAcacaaggttagcttggggtcactcgtgatcctaggtcctatGTCACTTCAacggggtagcctcggggcatgacaaacttagtatcagagccaggttcaagagtcctaggatgtctgaaagctGTACTAAGTAAAGtctctttcatgggtgtgaagttcaccacatctaatgagagggaggctacaaagtgttttaggaaaaacttcactttattgttattcttatcgtgTGTGGGTATGATTTCCTTTCTAATTTGTCGTTATgtgtttcagatcatgcctcctcgtagtaCTAACGTGCGGAATGCTAAAGCACGCAATGCTAACGCAGTTCCTCCAGTCCCGAACCATGAGGGTACGAATGCAGAATTTCAGAATGTGATCCAGCTCTTGGCTTAAAGTGTTGCCAATCAGAACAATTGGCAGGCCCTAGTTCTACAAACACTAATATTGAATTAGCTACAGCTAGGGTTTGAGATTTTGTTCGGATGAATTCGcctgagtttctagggtcgcaGGTTGGCgaggacccacaaaacttcattgatgaggttaagaaaatctttggagtgatgtaAGTGACTGGTAATTATAGGGtggagttggcatcctaccagcttaaggatgtagcttACATTTGGTTCACTTAGTGGAAAGAAAACAGGGGTGCCGGATGCAGCTCCtgtgacttgggagtgtttCACTGGAGCTTTTCTAGACATGTTTTTCCCAAGGAAGTTGGGAGAAGCTAAGGCACAAgagtttataaatttaaagtaGGGTACAATGTTAGTCCAAGAATACAGACTTAAGTTCACctaactctccaggtatgctccacacatggttgccgatccaagggaacaaatgagtaagtttctGTTTGGGGTATCTGACTTGGTGAAGACAGAGTGCAAGAATGCTATGCTATTAGAGGATGTGAATATCTCTAAgcttatgactcatgctcagcaggttgaggaagatatgCTTAGGGAAATGGCTAAGGACAACAAAAAGGCTAGAACATGGAATTATGAATACTCTCAGTaaaaatcgggtggtggaaatcgctcgcagtttcagcagAGGTCTACAACCCtaacaccttcatcagctagtgctccatccccTAGGTTTCGataggatcagaaaggtagggcatcaggctctaaatTTCAGGGGAGTGCTTCGAGTAAAAGAACCTTCCAAACTtatccaaagtgtggtaagaaccatccggacGAGTGTCTTGCACGCACAGAAGGCTGCTTTGGGTATGGTCAGTCTGGGcataggttgaaggattgcCCTTCTGCCAGGCAGGGGCAAGGAAGTAACAACAATAAAGCTCAGTCTATAGCTCCAACaacaccagcaggtcgcccaacTCAGTAGGGTGCTTTATCTGGTATAGGTGGCGGTCAATGCCAGAATAGATTGTATGCTCTCCACGTTtgccaggatcaggaagattcttcTGATCTGGTCACTGGTACAttacgagtctttcatttagatgtttatgcattgttagatgtAGGGGTTACATTGTCTTTTGTAAGTCCCTATATAATAGTAAATTTcggtgtcagtccagaaactctctgagaacccttctcagtctgtactccagttggtgacccagttatagctggATGGGTATACATAAATTTCCCTGTCAcggtctctcagaaagtcacctcagcagatcttgtagagttagaaatggtagattttgatatcattctaggcatggattggttacattcttgttatgcctcaatcgattgtagaactaggatcgtt
It encodes the following:
- the LOC125869685 gene encoding uncharacterized protein LOC125869685, which codes for MSKFLFGVSDLVKTECKNAMLLEDVNISKLMTHAQQVEEDMLREMAKDNKKDQKGRASGSKFQGSASSKRTFQTYPKCGKNHPDECLARTEGCFGYGQSGHRLKDCPSARQGQGSNNNKAQSIAPTTPAGRPTQ